The Triticum aestivum cultivar Chinese Spring chromosome 7B, IWGSC CS RefSeq v2.1, whole genome shotgun sequence genome window below encodes:
- the LOC123156551 gene encoding aluminum-activated malate transporter 9, producing MGMGAAAAALLPREEQWSTLEDQRGGECPLLSSAWSLPGPPGEGIGNAKQGALRRAAARAWGALAAGAAEMSALALSDPRKPVFAAKVALAIALMSLLAFVREPRDFVSHSVWALLTAVVVFEFSIGATLSRGFNRGLGTLTAGGLALAIAESAKNLGEMEEVIIVLSTFTVGFCTTLAKQHPKMKPYEYGFRVFLLTFGYVMVSGYSTGKFTDTAVNRFVFIALGAGVSLGINIGIYPIWAGEDLHNLVAKNFAGVANSLEGCVDEYLKCMEYERISSRILLYQASDDPLYSGYRAAIEASAQEQTLLDDAIWEPPHGPYKTMSYPWKSFTKVGGALRHCSFAAMALHGCILSEIQAPSESRKVFSSEIHKVGRECAKVLHELGNNVKTMTKLSSSDILFEVHLAAEELQKKIDERSYLLVNTEAWHTSKRAEGIKDAMNATLIAGRENKNEALEPTIADQTLAYHYKTFAASSFRSRYDSSSTIDGYKKLPHWPARTTFHPNLPLEDTESKTYQSASALSLATFSSLLIEFVARLQNVVYAFEELSDKANFKEPVEEPVAVSKGDGGFVAKMCKLVGLRS from the exons ATGGGgatgggcgccgccgccgccgcgctcctgcCGCGGGAGGAACAGTGGTCGACGCTGGAGGACCAACGGGGGGGCGAATGCCCGCTGCTCTCGTCGGCGTGGAGCCTGCCAGGGCCGCCGGGGGAGGGGATCGGGAATGCGAAGCAGGGGGCGCTCCGGCGCGCCGCGGCGCGGGCGTGGGGCGCGCTGGCCGCGGGGGCGGCGGAGATGTCGGCGCTCGCGCTGTCCGACCCGCGGAAGCCCGTGTTCGCGGCCAAGGTCGCGCTGGCCATCGCGCTCATGTCGCTGCTCGCCTTCGTCCGCGAGCCGCGCGACTTCGTCAGCCACTCCGTCTGGGCCCTCCTCACCGCCGTCGTCGTCTTCGAGTTCAGCATCG GTGCAACACTTAGCAGAGGTTTCAATAGGGGATTAGGAACACTTACTGCAGGAGGGCTTGCTCTAGCAATTGCTGAATCGGCCAAAAACCTGGGGGAAATGGAAGAAGTGATTATTGTTCTGAGCACCTTCACTGTTG GTTTTTGTACAACCTTGGCAAAGCAGCACCCAAAGATGAAGCCTTATGAATATGGATTTCGTGTGTTCTTGCTAACGTTCGGTTATGTCATGGTCTCTGGATACAGCACAGGGAAGTTCACTGATACAGCTGTAAACAGATTTGTATTCATTGCTCTTGGTGCTGGTGTCAGTCTGGGAATCAATATAGGCATTTACCCAATCTGGGCTGGAGAGGACTTGCACAATTTGGTTGCAAAGAATTTTGCTGGTGTTGCAAATTCCTTGGAAG GCTGTGTTGATGAATATCTGAAATGCATGGAATATGAAAGGATTTCTTCAAGGATACTTCTATATCAAGCTTCTGATGATCCTCTATACAGTGGGTACAGGGCAGCTATTGAAGCATCAGCACAAGAGCAAACCTTG CTAGATGATGCTATATGGGAACCACCCCATGGCCCTTACAAAACGATGAGCTATCCTTGGAAGAGTTTCACTAAAGTTGGTGGAGCACTGAGGCATTGTTCCTTCGCAGCCATGGCACTACATGGTTGCATTCTTTCAGAAATTCAG GCACCATCGGAAAGCAGAAAGGTCTTTAGTTCAGAAATTCATAAAGTGGGCAGAGAATGTGCTAAAGTGTTGCACGAGCTTGGGAACAACGTTAAGACAATGACAAAGTTGAGCTCTTCAGATATTCTATTTGAAGTCCACTTGGCAGCTGAAGAGTTGCAAAAAAAGATTGATGAGAGGTCATATCTTTTGGTGAATACTGAAGCGTGGCACACTAGCAAGCGAGCTGAAGGAATCAAAGATGCCATGAATGCCACCCTTATCGCGGGAAGAGAAAATAAGAATGAAGCGTTGGAACCTACCATTGCTGATCAAACTTTGGCGTACCATTATAAGACCTTTGCTGCTAGTTCATTCCGTAGCAGATATGATTCATCGTCAACCATAGACGGCTACAAGAAGCTACCACATTGGCCTGCTCGAACAACGTTCCATCCAAACCTGCCACTTGAAGACACGGAATCAAAAACATATCAAAGTGCAAGCGCCTTATCCTTGGCCACATTTTCCTCGCTTCTAATCGAGTTTGTTGCCCGGCTACAGAATGTTGTCTACGCATTTGAAGAACTGAGTGACAAGGCTAATTTCAAGGAGCCGGTGGAGGAGCCTGTTGCAGTTAGCAAGGGCGATGGTGGGTTTGTTGCTAAAATGTGCAAACTTGTTGGACTCAGGAGCTGA